In the Orcinus orca chromosome 19, mOrcOrc1.1, whole genome shotgun sequence genome, TTCCTTGATTAATGTGATTTACAGGTTGCTGCACCCAGGACATAGCAGCGGCCTTAGCCTAGAACTTTTTTGTTTCTGCTCCCACCCCCCAGAGACCTGGGCAACACGGGGAGGGTTTCGCCACCCGCTGCCCAGCCCTGAGCCAGGCACAGTTGTAAGGAAATGCTATCGAAATGGAACCGGTTTCTCCAAACCGCCTTGGCCTGTGTGTTTTCCTTTGGAGCTCTGTCCATGGGTGTTCCCGGCGTGGCCTCTGGCAGAGAGGGTAGGGAacagctggagggaggggaggtggggtggcTTTATCCCGAGGGCCTTGAGCCTATAGCTGCTAGGTGGCCCTGCTGAGGTCCCCCCCGTCCCCCCGCCACCACCCCCCCATGTGCTTGGCTCACTGGGGCTGCCCTAGAGGGACATTCATCAGGGAAAGTGGGAGCTAAACCCACGTGCTCCGAGGGCGCCGGGAAGGCACCTCGGATTCCAGGAGCGTTCAAACTGTGAATTCACGATGGAGCCAGACTTGGAAAGAGAAGGCTTTTGGCTTTCATCTTTCCACCCACAGCCAGCGAGGTACAGGAGTCCCAGGAGTGACCTGAGCTGGTCCCAGATACTCTCATCTTATCTGGCCGTGGACCTGACTGGAGGGACTGGGGGAAAACAAACCTGGCCCACCGAGCCCTGGGACGTGCCTGTGGCAGGTGGCATGGAGGGGACTCTCCAAGGACTCACCCAGGTCCCTTATACCTCTGCCCCTGAGGCCACATCCTGGAGATCTGCCAGGGTGGCCTGCCAGGGCCAGGTTCCTGGGCAGGTGCTCAGAAGCAAGGGAAGCTGGCCCTGGGCTGTTCTCTACCCAACCAGGAGACCACTCAGAAAAGCCAGGTTCCTGGGACTGAGGAGAACAAGTAGGGAGACAGTGGACCAGGGAGGGGACCCGTGGAGCCCCTGGGGTGGAGAGAAGGGCAGGTCACTATCTGGCCATCACTATCTGACCTGTTAAGGTTTGAATCCCACCATCGTTAAGAGAAACCTTTCAAAACCCTTATCACAGCACCACAGGCAGCAGTTAGGCTGAGCCTGGCCGGGCCCCCAGCCTGCCCTTTGACCCCTGATGGAGGGCCCCCGCAGGTTAGCAGGCCTGAGAAGGGGCCCCTCCCTACCTCACCTGCTGGGTGGGGAAGTCCTCAGGACTTTTGACTCTGATTAAGCTGGGGACAGGTGGAAGGAACACGTGGCTCAGAGGGAACTGTcgctgaggggctgggggccccAGCAAGCAAAGTTTGTGTGTTCACTTCAGGCATGTTTCAGATTCGTAGTCTGCTGGGAGAGGCCAGGATCGAGAGGCCTGGGCACTGGGAGTCGTCAGCcacagtcctggctctgccatcagAAGCTCTGGGGCCTTGGGCGAGTGCCTCAACTTGCCTGGGACCGTTTCCCCCCCTTGAAAATGTCCTAGGTGTCCTCGAGAGTCTCTTGTCCAATTGTGTTTTGAAACACGCCTGACTTTTTTGACGACCACCCCGGATTACGACAGGGCATGAGACGGGGTTAGAAGTCAAAGGGTGTCCCCCTCGCTGTGAGGTGGGGAGCCCCGGCCTGGCTCTGCCCGTTAAGCCCCGGTTGCCAAGCAGCCGAATCATCCGAACCTGTGCCTCTGGCACCCCCTAGTGGCCTCCGCAGGTGCAGCTGCTCCCAGAGGCAGAGGCCTGGAGAGCGAGGACGCAGGTGCCCTCAGGAGGCCACCCTGCAACTGAGGAGGCCCGGAGCTTCCTCGGCAGCGGGGGTACTCCAGCCACAGGCAGCTGCATCCGAAACTAACCTACGCCACCCTCAAAACTGGCTCCAAAGAGGAAGGAGCAAGGACACTCGCCCACTTTCCAAGCCACCTGTCTGTCCTTCAAGGCCGAGCTCATTTATTTCCAGACCTCCCGGGGTCACACCCACCCGCTTCTGCTGGATGACACAGGACCGAGCTACCCCTCCCCTGTCCCTACGACGCCGGACCAGATGCCGCAGGCCGGCCCTCCCGGCAGCTCACCTCCACACGGGCCCAATGAGAGGACAGGGCAAGCTGCGTGCAGTGCGCTTGACTCCCGCAGAGCCTCGGTGGCCCCTCTGGCCCTCCGGGGGAAAGGGAGGTCCTGCCCATTCACCAGGCGCCCCCTCGTCTCCACCTCCACCCTGCCTCTTCCCGTGGATTCATGCCGTCCACTCCATATTCCAAGAGTCTGAGTCCAGCTTTggccaggaggaggggctggcCCTGGAGTGGCTCAGCCACAAGGCCGGCCAGAGGGAGGCCGAGGCAAGTCCAGCCCGGAGTCCGAAGGGCCCCAAGAGGAGAGTCCCAGGCCGCAGCAAGGCCAGCGCAGCCTGCCCCATAGGCCCCCCTGTGTGCCTGCTGCAGGGCTCTGGTCTCACACCCCCATCCACACAGGGTGGCTGGTCCGCAAGGCCGGCTGTCAGCGGGGCTCCGACGCCCCAGCTCTGTAGGGCTTCTCTTCCACGTGGCTGGTCTGCTCGAGAAGCCACTGCCGCTCCGGCTCACTCATCATCAGTCTGAGCGTCACCTCCTGGAAGACACGGCTCACAGCCACCTACGTGATCCAGACAGAGCAGGGCCGACTAAGTTACAGGCCCAAGTCCTAGCGCCACTGGGCCCGCCCAGACCCAGGCCTCACCCTCGCACTGGCACCATCCTCACCTGCTCAAAGTGAAGCTTTCGGAACATCCGGATGCTCGGTTCATTTCCTTGCCCAATTTTAGCCTCAAACTTGGTCAGACCTAGCTTGGTCACTCCTCCAAGAGGTTAGAGAGGGATGAGCAGCAGGATgaagccctcccccacctccccagcaccCTCGGCCCCCCCTTTCCCAGCCCGCGATGGAAACGCCTGTCACCGGCTTCCACCCTCAGGCCCGAAGGCTCCCTCCCAACACGCCCTCGCCTTCTCCTGGGGCCTGGCCACTTCTCCCCAACATAGCCTGCTTGGCCTTCCTTACCATAAGACATCATCATGAGGACGGCCTCGGTGCCCAAGCCCTGGCCCCTGCAGCTGGGCTCTAGGAGGAATGACAACAGTCACTGACAGTGCGTGCCCGGCTCACGTCATCCTCACAACCCCTAGGAAGTTCGCAGATATGGGTaccattctgcagatgaggagacagaggcccagagaagttaagtgactcgCCCGGTCGCACAGCTTAAAGGCACCCAGCAACCTGACCCCCAAACTGACCCCTTCGGCTCAGCGTGCTGCCCCACGAGGACAGTCACACGGCCCCTTAGAAAGAGGCTGAGGACGCTGATGGACACAGAAACTGGAGGGGCTCCTCCCACGGCATGGGGAGATGCTCCAGGGAAGATCGTTTATTTTGGGAGGGTCCCCAGTCCACCCCAAGGATGGGGCAGACTGCAGTTTGAAGACCCTAAAACCAAAGATTAAGTTCACACCTAAGCATAAGATGGGAATAAAATGAACTACCAGGGGTGAGCCGCAAGGCTAACAGGGTGCCAGGTGACAGTCTGCCCAGCCAGGTGCTAGGCTCACCAAGGCCGGAGCTGCCCATGGAGCTCTCTGAGTGCCCTACACAGCCTCGGTGGCTTCAGGTTCAGCGGATCTGAGGACCAGAGGGATGGAGGGCAGGGCCCGGTGGAACAAACCTGCAATCATGACCTCAATCTCCCCCAAGGTGGGGTCCCCTAGATCCGTGAGGAAGAGGTTCACATCTCCCGCCATGCAGCTTTCCTCGCTGGTGCCTAGCTGGGCCTGCCACTTCTCTGCATCCAGCACGATGAAGGTACACTCTGAGGAAGGAGGCGACAGGATTATCACCTACACTCCCCAAAGGACTGCAGGGAGGCCAGTCTTCCTACCCGAGCCAGAGAACTGCAGAGAACTACCACTGTCTCTGAGTCGGGCAGGAAAAGGGAGCCAGCACTTCCTTCAGCTGATTACAAAGCCTACATCGGCCTCATGCAGGAGACGATGGCCTTCTGCAAACAGCAACTGTATTCTCAGAGAGCACGAACCACAAGGGGTTTGTGGCAAGGGGCACAAGGGGCAGGGCCTGGATTTACAGCCAGAGCCCCAAATGCTTTCCTTTCTCTAAATCCCTTCACGCCTGGTGCAGGGAGTGGGGACGGAAGCGTCAGCCACAGGGACTTGCTTCAGGGGGCATCACAGCCTGAGAGCTTCAGGGGACGTCACAGTCTGAGGGCTTCAGGCACCTCCCAAGCTTTTCAAGAAGTATTTTTTGCAAACTTTCTGTGGCTCCAGCGGGGCTACAGCTGGGAACAGTAAAGGGTGGGAACCCGGTAAGGCCCTGGAATCAGCCCTCCCGTGACCGGCACAGCCCGGGGCCTCCACTTCTCACTGTCTGCATCTTCCTGCCAGCTGTGCTGCATCACATACTCCTGCTCCAGGGTCAGCGGCTCGGAGGCTGTCAAACGCCGCAGCTCCTCTGATTTCATCCACTCGTGGTACCTGCGGGGACGGAGGGTCGGCCTTTGGCAGGCAGGACAAATTGAGAAGCCTAAGTCTGACGCTTTATGAGATGAAGAAATGGATGGCTGAGGGGAGAACCCCCCCCCCAGGGCTAACAGAGGGCTAGAGAAGAACCCCAAGAAAGAGTTATAATGGATCCTATGGTAGAAGGCCACAGGCCCAAGAACTAGAGGCAGGCTAGTCCTAAAGAGAACCGCAGGAGGCAGTTCTATCCATCCAGCCTCCTCTCCTATCTCAGGGGTCAGTGCGGTGGAGCAGCCTGGAGCCGAACATTCCTCAAATTCCCCAGGGGAGGTCCTGGCAAGCCAAACTCAGCAAAGAAGGCTGGACAGATCTCCACAAAGGCCAGGCACCAGCAGCCCCCAAACGGAAGACCACAAGTAGAGAACACACGCCTACTGCACCAGTATCCCTGTCTACCAGACATTCGTCACCTGGCCCACGACAGTCCCACCCTGCGACTCGGTCCTGCCCTTTCCAAGCAGTAGACATCACGACGACCCACCTGCTCAGTTTTCTGACAAGCTAACATTTAGTTTCCAAGAACTGAGCCTATTCACTGGCCCCAGAGGAATGACACGCATTTATAATTAGAAgacagtatcttttttttcttgcacacGTGTAGTTTACATAAAAGAATTCCTGGCTGAAAGGCCAGAAAGAAAgctgaggggatgggagggagaaaCAGGGGGATGGATGACTTCTTCCAGGGAGGTCATAGCCCTCTGTTTCAGTTTTCACTTTTTCCCGTATGCAATTACTTCTCACACCAGTGTCTCTCCTTCTCAGAGAAACAGCCTCTGAGATTTGGGTTAAGTCAGGCTCACCCTCCTCGCTGCACCTTGGAGAGCTGGCTTGCACCCCATGTCAGGGGAATGGTTACCTAGGCACATGCTCTGGGGTGTAGGGTACCAGCACCACCTTCTTTCCCAGCAGCAAGATGTTCTGATTTAACCTCATGGTAGCAGCCTGCGGGTGGGAGGGCAAAGATTTCAGCACCTGAGTTTCCTCCCACTTAGGGTGGGAGCCCCGGCTCTCAGTTCACTAAATGCCTC is a window encoding:
- the NAT9 gene encoding alpha/beta-tubulin-N-acetyltransferase 9 isoform X3 — protein: MRLNQNILLLGKKVVLVPYTPEHVPRYHEWMKSEELRRLTASEPLTLEQEYVMQHSWQEDADKCTFIVLDAEKWQAQLGTSEESCMAGDVNLFLTDLGDPTLGEIEVMIAEPSCRGQGLGTEAVLMMMSYGVTKLGLTKFEAKIGQGNEPSIRMFRKLHFEQVAVSRVFQEVTLRLMMSEPERQWLLEQTSHVEEKPYRAGASEPR
- the NAT9 gene encoding alpha/beta-tubulin-N-acetyltransferase 9 isoform X1; the encoded protein is MREGRPLARWESGAATMRLNQNILLLGKKVVLVPYTPEHVPRYHEWMKSEELRRLTASEPLTLEQEYVMQHSWQEDADKCTFIVLDAEKWQAQLGTSEESCMAGDVNLFLTDLGDPTLGEIEVMIAEPSCRGQGLGTEAVLMMMSYGVTKLGLTKFEAKIGQGNEPSIRMFRKLHFEQVAVSRVFQEVTLRLMMSEPERQWLLEQTSHVEEKPYRAGASEPR
- the NAT9 gene encoding alpha/beta-tubulin-N-acetyltransferase 9 isoform X4, which encodes MKSEELRRLTASEPLTLEQEYVMQHSWQEDADKCTFIVLDAEKWQAQLGTSEESCMAGDVNLFLTDLGDPTLGEIEVMIAEPSCRGQGLGTEAVLMMMSYGVTKLGLTKFEAKIGQGNEPSIRMFRKLHFEQVAVSRVFQEVTLRLMMSEPERQWLLEQTSHVEEKPYRAGASEPR
- the NAT9 gene encoding alpha/beta-tubulin-N-acetyltransferase 9 isoform X2, with translation MRLNQNILLLGKKVVLVPYTPEHVPRPTLRPRRYHEWMKSEELRRLTASEPLTLEQEYVMQHSWQEDADKCTFIVLDAEKWQAQLGTSEESCMAGDVNLFLTDLGDPTLGEIEVMIAEPSCRGQGLGTEAVLMMMSYGVTKLGLTKFEAKIGQGNEPSIRMFRKLHFEQVAVSRVFQEVTLRLMMSEPERQWLLEQTSHVEEKPYRAGASEPR